A stretch of the Panthera uncia isolate 11264 chromosome D1, Puncia_PCG_1.0, whole genome shotgun sequence genome encodes the following:
- the MRPL16 gene encoding 39S ribosomal protein L16, mitochondrial, with product MWRVLARAGTRLLRTQLSDSWVAPPASAGLKTLLPVPAFEDVSIPEKPKLRFVERVPLVPKVRREPKNLSDIRGPSTEATEFTEGSFAILALGGGYLHWGHFEMMRLTINRSLDPKNMFALWRVPAPFKPITRKGMGQRMGGGKGAIDHYVTPVKAGRLIVEMGGRCEFKEVQGFLDQVAHKLPFPAKAVSRETLEKMRKDQEEREQNNQNPWTFERIATANMLGIRKVLSPYDLAQKGRYWGKFYMPERV from the exons ATGTGGCGGGTGCTGGCTCGCGCGGGAACGCGGCTCCTGCGAACGCAGCTGTCAG ATTCCTGGGTCGCCCCGCCCGCCAGTGCTGGCCTGAAGACGCTGCTCCCGGTGCCGGCTTTTGAGG ATGTTTCCATTCCTGAAAAGCCCAAGCTTAGATTTGTTGAGAGGGTTCCACTTGTGCCAAAAGTCAGAAGGGAACCCAAGAACTTGAGTGACATACGGGGACCTTCTACCGAAGCCACCGAGTTCACAGAAGGCAGTTTCGCAATCTTG GCACTGGGTGGTGGTTACCTCCACTGGGGCCATTTTGAAATGATGCGCCTGACAATCAACCGCTCTCTGGACCCCAAGAACATGTTTGCTTTATGGAGAGTACCAGCCCCTTTCAAGCCCATCACCCGCAAGGGTATGGGACAGCGCATGGGGGGAGGCAAAGGTGCCATTGATCACTACGTGACTCCCGTGAAGGCTGGCCGTCTCATAGTAGAGATGGGTGGGCGTTGTGAATTCAAAGAGGTACAAGGTTTCCTCGACCAGGTGGCCCACAAGTTGCCGTTCCCAGCAAAGGCCGTGAGCCGTGAGACTCTAGAGAAGATGCGGAAAGAtcaagaggaaagagaacagaacaaCCAAAACCCCTGGACCTTTGAGCGCATAGCCACTGCCAACATGCTGGGGATACGCAAAGTCCTGAGCCCGTATGACTTGGCCCAGAAGGGACGGTACTGGGGCAAGTTCTATATGCCTGAACGTGTGTAG